GGTGTTGATGTGGCTCAACGGCACCGGCGAAAGCTGCCCGAGCGACCACGAGGCGGCGTCGAAGTCATATCGCTGGATCTGCTGCCGGCCGGAGTAGCCGAAGTTGTGGTCGTATTCGCCCATCACGACCACGGCCAGATCGCCGCCGGACGGTGCCGCGCCCGGCACGACGTGGACGGCCGAGTGGTTCACCGCAAACGGCAGCGGCGGCATGACTTCCCACTCCGCCTCGCTGTTGCCGTTGTCGACGGCATCGACGAGGTCGAGCGACCAGTGGGTGACCTGCGTCAGCACGCCTAGTTCGTTTCCACCGCCCAGAACGTGCAGCCGATCGCCATGGACGAACGAGATTGCGGCGGTGCGACCCTCGGGCAAATCGGGCAGCTGCGTGAAGACGCCTCCGTTGCCGGCGTTGGGGTCGAAGGCGTAGACCTCGTCGCGGATGTCCTGGGGGGCGGTGTCGGGCGTGATGCCGAGCTGCCCGCCGGCCATGTAGATCAAACCACGGGCTTCGTCGGCAGCGAACGTGGCGTGGGTCTCGCTCACGCCGTCGGGCAGCGTGCGGACCTCTTCCTGCCGCGTGCCGTCGGTCAGGTCGAGGCGATCGATTTGATCGTGGACGTCGACGTAAGCCTGCGTGTAACCGCCGAAGAAGAAGAACTCGTCGCCGAGTCGCACCGCACCACCCTCGGCCCGGACGACGGGACTCGTCGGCACGTTGATGTCCGTCGCCGGCACGCCGCCGATCTGCTGCCAGTTGATCGGCTCGCCAGTCTCGTACGTCGGGAGCGGCTCGACCTCGGTAACGCGCACCCAGAGCAGCCGCGCTTCGACGTTGCGGGCGTTGAAGTCGAGCGTGATCCGACCATCCGGCCCCGGTTCGACGTAGCCGACGACTTCCGCATACGGCCAGTACGCTCGGAGCTCGGCACGGATGAACCGCTCGCCGTTGACGTCGATGAACGTCTCGCTCTCCACCGGTCCGCCCGCGCCAGGATCGCCAAAGTCGGGATCGCCCACGACGACGGCCAGGGCGTAGGTCCGGCCGTCTGGCACGTCGATCGACCAGGTATCGCCGGGTTCGGGCAGCGCGACGGTGTCGTACCGCTCGTCGATGTCCTGTCGCTCGCTGGCGGGTCCATTGCCGACGGCACGGCTTTCGGTCAGGGAGTAGAGGTCGCGTGTGGTGTCGCGGTCGACGACGTCGCCGGCAGCTTCGAGGTCGCGGCTCCAGCCGTAGCTCAGCCCGTTGCCACGAACGCCGAACGGTCGGCCAAAGTCGGCTCGGGTGTTGTCGACGCTGCCGAGGCTCTCGGGCTGAAAGTTAATAGTCGCCGAGAACCCACCGGCGACGGAGCGGTCGGCCGCCTCGGCGAGCGCGCTGGTCTCGGCAAAGGTCGATGCCAGAAGACGCCGCCTCTCAAGCGACTCGATGAGCGAACGGCAGGACTTCGGCATGGGTCGCACTCTAATACCTGTCGCCACAGAAATGGCGGTCACCTGTATCGGACATTGTGACTCACCGGCCGCAGCAGAGTTGCACCAGCCGGAACACGACGTCAAGATAATCCCGCCCGGCAGTTGAAGGCAGGACGCCTGAGGCAGCCGAGGCCGATTCGCAAGGTGCGAGCGATGGATCGTTCGTGCCGGCCGACCACCTGCCCAGGTGTGTCAGGCCCCACAGACCACCCGCCAAGGAAGGTGCCGGGCATGGACAGTCTTCTCATTCAGGGCGGCAGACCGCTCAACGGTCGCGTCGACATCAGCGGCAGCAAAAACGCCAGCCTGCCGATGCTCGCTGCCTGCCTCATGGCCGACGGGCCGACGCGACTCCACGGCGTCCCACGACTCAGCGACATCGCCTCGATGATCGAGCTGCTCCGCAGCCTCGGCTGCGACATCACGAGAAACGACCCGCCATCACTCGGCGATACCGGAAAGATCGACTTCGCCGGCCGGCCCGCGCTTGACGGGCCGCTGGACATCGATCCCGTCGACGAGTCACCCGACACCTGCACGTACGACCTCGTCAAGACGATGCGCGCCAGCGTTTGCGTGCTCGGCCCGATGTTGGCGAAGCGCGGACGCGTCCGGTTCAGCGTGCCCGGCGGCTGTGCGATCGGCGATCGCCCGATCGACCTGCACATTCGCGGCCTGAAGAAGCTCGGTGCCACCTTCCGACAGGACGGCGGGTACATCATCGGCGAAGCGCCTGACGGCGGACTCCGCGGCACAACGCTCTACCTCGGCGGAGCCCGCGGCCCGACGGTCCTCGGCACCATCAACGTCCTCTGCGCCGCCGCACTCGCCAACGGAACCACGCACATCGTTGGCGCGGCCTGCGAGCCGGAAGTCGCCGATGTCGCCCAGATCCTCAACAAGATGGGTGCCCAGATCCGCGGGGCCGGCTCGCCCGAGATCGTCATCCAGGGCGTCGACCGCCTTGTCGGCGTCACGCACACGGTTATCCCTGACCGCATCGAGACTGGCACCTTCGTTCTCGCCGCTGCGATGACACAGGGCGAGCTACGACTCCGCAACGCCCGTCGCGACCACCTGATCGCCGTCATCGACGCCTACGAGCAGGCCGACATCTGCGTCGAGGACGACGACGAGAACGGCGAGCTGGTCGCCCACGCCCCCGACGGGCTCAAGCCGGTCGATGTCACAACGCAGCCCTATCCGGGCTTCCCGACGGACCTGCAGGCCCAGTTCATGGCCGCGATGTGTCTGGCGGACGGCGGGTCGATCATCACGGAGCGCATTTATCCTGAGCGCTTCACGCACGTCGCCGAACTCAATCGCCTCGGGGCCAACGTCGTCAAGGAAGGCCCGTCCGCCATCGTCCGCGGCGGCGGGAAACTCCAAGGTGCGACCGTCATGTGCACCGACCTCCGCGCGTCGGCCGCCCTGCTGCTTGCGGGTCTGGCCGCGTCCGGCGAGACCCGGCTCGACCGCATCTACCACATCGATCGCGGCTACGAGAAGCTCGAAGAGAAGCTCCAAGCCGTCGGCGGTCGGATCGAGCGCGTCAACGACAAGGCCGACGCGCAGATTATCGCCGCGTGAACGAGTCGAACGCCTTCTCGGTGAAGCCATCGAGGCTGGCTAGGCTGGTCGTCACGTGTCGCACGGACGGTTGATTCATGTCGTTGATGTTACAGCCGGCGACGATGACACGTTCGACGCAATTGGCTTGAAGCCGGACATCGTGGGGCGG
The Planctomycetota bacterium DNA segment above includes these coding regions:
- the murA gene encoding UDP-N-acetylglucosamine 1-carboxyvinyltransferase, which produces MDSLLIQGGRPLNGRVDISGSKNASLPMLAACLMADGPTRLHGVPRLSDIASMIELLRSLGCDITRNDPPSLGDTGKIDFAGRPALDGPLDIDPVDESPDTCTYDLVKTMRASVCVLGPMLAKRGRVRFSVPGGCAIGDRPIDLHIRGLKKLGATFRQDGGYIIGEAPDGGLRGTTLYLGGARGPTVLGTINVLCAAALANGTTHIVGAACEPEVADVAQILNKMGAQIRGAGSPEIVIQGVDRLVGVTHTVIPDRIETGTFVLAAAMTQGELRLRNARRDHLIAVIDAYEQADICVEDDDENGELVAHAPDGLKPVDVTTQPYPGFPTDLQAQFMAAMCLADGGSIITERIYPERFTHVAELNRLGANVVKEGPSAIVRGGGKLQGATVMCTDLRASAALLLAGLAASGETRLDRIYHIDRGYEKLEEKLQAVGGRIERVNDKADAQIIAA